The following are encoded together in the Pleurocapsa sp. FMAR1 genome:
- the pheT gene encoding phenylalanine--tRNA ligase subunit beta, translating into MRVSLNWLKELVDINMSPEELGRVLTIAGFELEELIDLRANADGVVVGKVIERSQHPNADKLSVCKVDIGADELLDIVCGASNVKADIFVTVATVGTFLPAINLKLKPTKLRGEPSEGMICSLTELGLEKESDGIYIFAEEDIKPGDDVRPLLGLDDVILDLATTANRADALSMVGIAREVAALTGVEARLPEIKEQDIASNSSLVIEIQEPAACMAYISTVIEGVKVAPSPDWLKWRLEAAGTRPINNVVDITNYVLLEWGQPLHAFDREKLQQVAANNDLTIGVRFAQSGEKLKTLDEQERNLSTQNLLITANNKPVALGGVMGGESTEVDENTSNIVLEAALFDPVAIRRSSRAQSLRSEASTRYERGVNQVELESACKRAIALLQELASGTPVAQAMSDHRLDFSKLDAIELRLSRINQILGTVNNEDGIGYIKAADVESILGALGCNLQPVTEKENTWLVKVPPYRYRDLEREIDLIEEVARLYGYDRFCDTLPNKTEPGYLSTEYAIKNKLRAILRGVGLTEVVQYSLVKPTGKEVTLANPLFAEYSALRSELFSGLLDAFVYNQSQGNGALNAFEIERVFYQEDRLQERDSVAGIMGGNITSQGMWVDGGKGTPMTWYQAKGVLENVFNNLGVSVEYRPASHEERLHPGRTAALWMQGKRLGVFGQIHPQLAQKRDLANEVYLFELDFSILLTALDRDAITTPKFKTYSTYPGSARDLAFFAPLDLSVATIEKAMSKAGGKLLQRVEVFDEYKGKNVPEGQRSLAFNLVYQAGDRTLTDKDVDPVHQKVRDTLVKKFDVTLRS; encoded by the coding sequence ATGCGCGTCTCTCTAAACTGGTTAAAAGAATTAGTCGATATCAATATGTCTCCAGAAGAGTTAGGCAGAGTCCTAACCATTGCAGGATTTGAACTAGAAGAATTAATCGACCTGCGCGCCAACGCTGATGGGGTGGTAGTGGGGAAAGTAATAGAGCGATCGCAACATCCCAATGCTGATAAACTAAGCGTCTGTAAAGTAGATATAGGTGCGGACGAGCTTTTAGACATTGTCTGTGGTGCATCTAATGTCAAAGCCGATATATTTGTGACTGTAGCTACGGTAGGGACTTTTTTACCCGCAATTAATTTAAAACTTAAGCCGACTAAACTGCGGGGTGAACCTTCGGAGGGAATGATTTGTTCTTTAACGGAGTTGGGTTTGGAAAAAGAGTCCGACGGGATATATATATTTGCAGAAGAAGATATCAAGCCTGGAGATGATGTTCGTCCTTTGTTGGGTTTAGATGATGTAATTCTGGATTTGGCGACTACTGCTAATCGCGCTGATGCTTTGAGTATGGTAGGTATTGCACGAGAAGTTGCAGCTTTGACGGGTGTAGAGGCAAGATTACCTGAGATCAAAGAACAGGATATTGCTTCTAATAGTTCTCTGGTAATTGAGATTCAAGAACCAGCAGCCTGTATGGCATATATCAGTACAGTAATTGAAGGGGTAAAAGTTGCGCCTTCTCCTGACTGGTTGAAGTGGCGACTAGAAGCAGCAGGAACACGCCCGATAAATAACGTAGTAGATATTACTAACTATGTTTTATTGGAATGGGGACAACCACTTCATGCTTTTGATCGCGAGAAACTTCAGCAGGTTGCAGCAAACAACGATCTAACTATCGGCGTGCGTTTTGCTCAATCAGGTGAAAAATTAAAAACGCTAGATGAACAAGAGCGAAATTTATCTACTCAGAATTTATTAATTACCGCCAATAACAAACCTGTTGCATTGGGGGGAGTTATGGGAGGAGAATCAACAGAAGTTGACGAAAATACGAGCAATATTGTTTTAGAAGCAGCCCTATTCGATCCTGTGGCTATTCGTCGTTCATCTCGCGCCCAAAGTCTCCGCAGCGAAGCCTCTACCCGTTATGAAAGGGGCGTAAACCAAGTAGAATTAGAATCTGCCTGTAAAAGAGCGATCGCACTATTACAAGAATTAGCTAGCGGTACTCCTGTTGCTCAAGCTATGTCCGATCATCGTCTCGATTTTTCTAAGCTTGATGCTATTGAATTACGTCTGAGTAGAATTAATCAGATCCTAGGTACGGTAAACAATGAAGACGGTATTGGTTACATCAAAGCTGCTGACGTGGAATCAATTTTAGGTGCATTAGGCTGTAATTTACAACCAGTGACAGAGAAAGAAAATACTTGGCTGGTGAAAGTTCCTCCCTATCGTTATCGCGATTTAGAGCGAGAAATTGACTTAATTGAAGAAGTTGCCCGTTTGTATGGTTATGATCGCTTTTGTGATACTCTCCCTAACAAAACCGAACCTGGTTATCTTTCAACGGAATACGCAATTAAAAACAAACTCCGCGCTATTTTACGTGGTGTTGGCTTAACTGAAGTGGTGCAGTATTCCCTAGTAAAACCTACAGGTAAAGAAGTTACCTTAGCTAATCCTTTATTTGCGGAATATTCGGCATTGCGTAGTGAATTATTTTCTGGTTTATTGGATGCTTTTGTTTATAATCAGTCTCAGGGTAATGGCGCGCTCAATGCTTTTGAAATTGAGCGCGTATTCTATCAAGAAGATCGCTTACAAGAAAGAGATTCCGTTGCGGGAATTATGGGCGGTAATATTACCTCTCAGGGTATGTGGGTTGATGGTGGCAAAGGTACACCGATGACTTGGTATCAGGCGAAAGGAGTTTTAGAAAACGTCTTTAATAATTTGGGTGTTAGCGTTGAATACCGCCCAGCCAGCCATGAAGAAAGACTACATCCAGGGCGTACTGCTGCTTTATGGATGCAAGGCAAACGTTTAGGTGTCTTTGGACAAATTCACCCTCAACTGGCACAGAAGCGAGATTTGGCTAACGAAGTGTATTTGTTTGAACTGGATTTTAGCATTTTGCTGACAGCCTTAGATAGAGATGCCATTACCACACCCAAATTTAAAACTTATTCTACCTATCCAGGTTCAGCTAGAGACTTGGCTTTCTTTGCCCCACTAGATTTATCTGTAGCAACTATTGAAAAAGCAATGAGTAAAGCGGGTGGTAAATTACTACAACGGGTAGAAGTGTTTGATGAATACAAAGGTAAAAATGTCCCCGAAGGACAGCGCAGTTTAGCTTTTAACTTAGTTTATCAAGCAGGCGATCGCACTTTAACTGACAAAGATGTCGATCCTGTGCATCAAAAAGTTCGCGATACCTTAGTTAAAAAGTTTGATGTGACGTTGCGGAGTTAA
- a CDS encoding DOMON-like domain-containing protein gives MKKSSFSLIPFSANTAPNIDITGNISRHHNQLNIKYLVSNLATIVIPVSKANPTRQYDLWEHTCFEFFLGLKDTDKYWEFNLSPSGDWNVFRFLKYRHNIAEETVFNSLPSNLQQINILKLDLEVNLNQIIDPKQALEVGITAVIENQDDQLSYWALNHPASKADFHARASFAVDL, from the coding sequence ATGAAAAAGTCTAGTTTTTCTTTAATCCCATTTTCGGCAAATACCGCACCTAATATTGACATCACTGGCAATATCTCACGGCATCATAATCAGTTAAATATTAAATATCTTGTAAGCAATTTGGCAACAATTGTAATTCCAGTCTCGAAAGCGAATCCCACTCGACAATACGATCTTTGGGAACATACTTGTTTTGAGTTTTTTTTAGGACTAAAAGATACTGACAAGTATTGGGAATTTAATCTCTCGCCTTCAGGAGATTGGAATGTATTTCGCTTTTTGAAGTACCGCCACAATATAGCTGAAGAGACGGTTTTTAATTCATTACCTTCCAACTTACAACAGATAAACATATTAAAGTTAGATCTAGAAGTTAATCTTAATCAAATCATTGACCCCAAACAAGCTTTAGAGGTTGGTATTACTGCCGTAATTGAAAATCAAGATGATCAGCTTAGTTATTGGGCATTAAATCATCCAGCCTCTAAAGCAGATTTTCACGCTCGAGCTAGTTTTGCTGTTGATTTGTAG
- a CDS encoding GNAT family N-acetyltransferase: MMELRLGKVEDISGILALQEKNLYNNLTTEQRAGFVTTPFNEQQIKELLNQKGVFVAKDNSVMLGYIFAGDWHFFSQF, translated from the coding sequence ATGATGGAATTAAGGTTAGGAAAGGTAGAAGATATATCAGGTATATTGGCTTTGCAAGAGAAAAACCTGTATAACAATTTAACAACCGAACAGCGGGCTGGATTTGTTACAACTCCGTTTAATGAGCAACAAATTAAAGAGTTACTAAATCAAAAAGGAGTGTTTGTAGCCAAAGACAACAGCGTAATGTTAGGATATATTTTTGCTGGCGATTGGCATTTTTTTTCTCAGTTTTAA
- the crtO gene encoding beta-carotene ketolase CrtO, whose amino-acid sequence MPTYDVVIIGAGHNGLVCAAYLLKAGYSVALLEKRAIPGGGATTEEAMPESAPGFKFNLCAIDHEFIHLGPVVEELELNKYGLEYLYCDPVTFCPHPDGKYFLAHKSVEKTCAEIARFNKRDAEKYGEFIDFWQRLTKGITPIFNAPPKSVLNIAGNYGLKNVQDLLSTIGGIDKTLDLIRTMLTSPQDSLQYWFDSEFLKAPLARLASEFGAPPSQKTIGIGSMMMSMRHNPGMARPRGGTGALTQALLDLVKEKGGVVLCDRAVESVLIGNNGKAEGVRTSNGEEYRANTAVISNIDARRLFLNMIPIEASNAADPNLRERLDRRIVNNNETILKIDCALSEAPRFEYHNHREEFNIGSILIADSVHHVEEAHALPSMGKIPDENPSMYLDVPTVLDPSLAPENKHTLWIEFFAPYQIHGKEGTGLNGTGWTDELKNQVADRVINKLADYAPNVKNSIIARRVESPAELGERLGAYKGNYYHIDMTLDQMVFFRPLPEIANYTTPIEGLYLTGAGTHPGGSISGMPGRNCARVFLQQQQPIKQLIEDTKGTIKSTIKSTFDK is encoded by the coding sequence ATGCCGACATACGATGTGGTAATTATCGGAGCGGGTCATAATGGGTTAGTATGTGCTGCATATCTACTCAAGGCTGGTTATAGCGTAGCTTTACTAGAAAAAAGAGCTATTCCTGGCGGTGGTGCAACTACAGAAGAGGCAATGCCAGAATCAGCACCAGGATTTAAATTTAATCTCTGCGCGATCGACCATGAGTTTATCCACTTAGGACCTGTAGTTGAAGAATTAGAATTAAATAAATATGGTTTAGAGTATCTTTATTGCGACCCTGTAACCTTTTGTCCCCATCCTGACGGTAAATATTTCTTAGCGCACAAATCTGTCGAGAAAACCTGTGCAGAAATCGCTCGCTTCAACAAAAGAGATGCTGAGAAATACGGTGAATTTATAGATTTTTGGCAACGTCTAACCAAAGGCATTACTCCTATATTTAATGCACCACCAAAATCCGTACTAAATATTGCGGGTAACTATGGTCTAAAAAACGTTCAGGATTTACTTTCTACTATAGGCGGTATAGATAAAACCCTAGACCTAATTCGTACTATGCTGACATCTCCTCAAGATAGTCTTCAGTATTGGTTCGACTCAGAGTTTCTTAAAGCACCTTTAGCTAGGTTAGCATCGGAATTTGGTGCGCCTCCTTCCCAAAAAACTATTGGCATTGGTTCAATGATGATGTCTATGCGTCATAACCCTGGTATGGCAAGACCTCGCGGTGGAACAGGAGCATTAACTCAAGCTTTGCTCGATTTAGTGAAAGAAAAAGGCGGGGTTGTCTTGTGCGATCGCGCTGTAGAAAGTGTTTTAATTGGTAATAATGGCAAGGCAGAAGGTGTAAGAACCAGCAACGGTGAAGAATATCGCGCCAATACCGCCGTAATTTCTAACATTGATGCCCGTCGTCTATTTTTGAATATGATTCCGATTGAAGCGAGTAATGCAGCCGATCCTAATTTACGAGAAAGACTAGATAGACGTATTGTTAATAATAATGAAACTATTCTCAAAATTGATTGCGCTCTTTCTGAAGCACCTCGTTTTGAATATCATAATCATAGAGAAGAGTTTAATATCGGTTCAATTTTAATTGCCGACTCTGTACACCATGTAGAAGAGGCTCACGCTCTACCCTCTATGGGTAAAATACCCGATGAAAATCCTTCTATGTATCTTGATGTACCCACCGTACTCGATCCGTCCCTTGCCCCAGAAAACAAGCATACACTATGGATCGAATTCTTTGCTCCATATCAGATTCACGGCAAAGAAGGAACAGGTTTAAACGGTACTGGCTGGACGGATGAACTCAAAAATCAAGTTGCAGATAGGGTAATTAATAAGCTGGCTGACTACGCACCCAATGTAAAAAACTCAATCATTGCTCGTCGTGTTGAAAGTCCTGCCGAATTAGGGGAACGTTTGGGGGCATACAAAGGCAACTACTATCATATTGATATGACCCTAGATCAGATGGTATTTTTCCGTCCTCTCCCAGAAATAGCTAACTACACTACGCCTATCGAAGGATTATATCTTACAGGGGCAGGAACTCACCCAGGAGGTTCAATTTCAGGGATGCCTGGACGTAACTGCGCCCGCGTTTTTCTTCAGCAGCAACAGCCTATTAAGCAACTGATCGAAGATACGAAAGGCACTATAAAATCTACTATTAAATCTACATTTGATAAGTGA
- a CDS encoding serine/threonine protein kinase, translating into MAVSTRVNGVLSPGACLASGEYRINKPLGQGGFGITYQGIDTRLNRAVAVKEFFPEGCWREGQTVVSAGKWNYDTYSNAKQKFLLEGQTLGQFNHSGIVQVFYYFEENNTAYMVMEYLQGKTLAQLLKQRQGKLPQAEALKYIAKISAALEVLHQAQFLHRDIKPDNIMLANDGRVVLIDFGAARDFTASSTDKYSTMLTPGYAPLEQYGRKLKYGAFTDMYALGSTLYHLLTGKAPVSAIERAAGVKLKTVKEIAPQVNSHVSEAIAKAMIMDVTKRLQSVSEFLDLLCLDSKLPVKINSNNFYRAVTDPWNAFNHAEAVYARQAYAKTSKWF; encoded by the coding sequence ATGGCTGTATCTACCAGGGTTAATGGAGTGCTAAGTCCTGGTGCTTGTTTGGCAAGTGGTGAATATAGAATCAACAAACCTTTGGGACAAGGAGGCTTTGGCATTACTTACCAAGGCATCGACACCAGATTAAATCGCGCCGTAGCGGTAAAAGAATTTTTTCCCGAAGGCTGCTGGCGAGAGGGTCAAACGGTAGTATCCGCAGGTAAGTGGAACTATGATACTTACAGCAATGCTAAACAAAAATTTCTCCTGGAAGGTCAAACTTTAGGACAGTTTAATCATTCGGGAATTGTTCAGGTTTTCTATTATTTCGAGGAGAATAACACTGCCTACATGGTAATGGAGTATCTTCAGGGAAAAACTCTGGCGCAACTGCTCAAACAACGTCAGGGTAAACTACCCCAAGCAGAAGCTTTGAAATATATCGCCAAAATTAGCGCAGCCTTAGAAGTTTTACATCAGGCTCAATTTTTACATCGGGATATCAAGCCAGATAATATTATGCTGGCAAATGATGGCAGGGTCGTATTGATTGATTTTGGCGCAGCTAGGGACTTTACCGCCAGCAGCACCGATAAATATTCGACAATGTTGACTCCTGGTTATGCACCCCTAGAACAGTATGGGCGTAAGCTTAAGTATGGGGCATTTACAGATATGTATGCCCTAGGTTCAACTTTATACCATCTATTAACTGGAAAAGCTCCCGTTTCCGCCATTGAAAGAGCAGCAGGAGTTAAACTAAAAACTGTTAAAGAGATTGCCCCCCAGGTTAATTCTCATGTAAGTGAAGCGATCGCCAAAGCTATGATTATGGATGTAACTAAAAGATTACAGTCGGTTAGCGAATTTTTAGATTTATTATGTTTAGATAGTAAACTACCTGTAAAAATCAACTCCAACAATTTTTATCGTGCAGTAACAGATCCCTGGAACGCTTTTAATCATGCAGAGGCTGTTTATGCTCGGCAAGCTTATGCCAAAACCAGTAAATGGTTTTAG
- a CDS encoding cupin domain-containing protein — protein sequence MSDTTVKKVSSDSSPKGEMGQKYLVAGKTMAMRLWEQEQPGEPKPKQSREYETVGYVIAGKAELHIEEQVIKLEPGDSWLVPKDASHTYKITESFTAVEATSPPARVDDRDE from the coding sequence ATGAGCGATACTACTGTTAAAAAAGTTAGTTCTGACAGTTCACCAAAAGGTGAAATGGGTCAAAAATACCTAGTTGCGGGTAAAACTATGGCTATGCGTCTTTGGGAGCAGGAGCAGCCAGGAGAACCCAAGCCCAAACAATCTAGAGAATATGAAACAGTAGGTTATGTTATTGCTGGGAAAGCAGAACTACATATAGAGGAACAGGTAATCAAGTTAGAACCTGGAGATTCTTGGTTAGTACCTAAAGATGCATCACATACCTATAAAATTACCGAATCTTTTACTGCTGTTGAAGCTACCAGTCCTCCAGCCAGGGTTGATGATCGCGACGAGTAA
- a CDS encoding type II toxin-antitoxin system PemK/MazF family toxin, with amino-acid sequence MRRGSICKGRCSNCSLPCLGQHSLASFADAGSDRFSDLSQAKRRPALVAAKLQGDDLILCQITSQAKSDNYAIAVTNADFISGGLNLNSNIRPNRLFTADKAIVLYTAGQLKVNKMKKVTNKIIDILN; translated from the coding sequence ATGAGGCGTGGCAGCATTTGTAAAGGGAGATGTAGTAATTGTTCCCTTCCCTGTCTTGGTCAGCATTCCCTTGCGTCTTTCGCCGACGCGGGGTCTGACCGCTTCTCCGATCTGAGCCAAGCAAAACGCCGTCCAGCTTTAGTTGCTGCTAAATTACAAGGAGATGATTTAATTCTATGTCAAATTACCAGTCAAGCTAAATCTGATAATTATGCTATTGCAGTCACTAACGCCGACTTTATTAGTGGCGGACTAAATCTTAATAGCAATATTCGCCCTAATCGATTGTTCACAGCCGATAAAGCAATAGTTCTCTACACAGCAGGTCAATTAAAAGTAAATAAGATGAAGAAAGTAACCAATAAAATCATTGATATCCTAAATTGA
- a CDS encoding DUF2281 domain-containing protein: MNAKKSLLNEIDSIPESLIPEALNFVQYLKYKHKLINQKGVESVIAAEATLSDLPNQNEKIETISLSESALSKDWSTPEEDEAWQHL; the protein is encoded by the coding sequence ATGAATGCTAAAAAGTCTCTTTTGAATGAAATTGACAGCATCCCAGAATCACTAATTCCAGAAGCGCTAAATTTTGTTCAATATCTTAAATACAAACACAAATTAATAAATCAGAAAGGTGTTGAATCTGTTATTGCTGCCGAAGCAACACTATCCGATCTCCCGAATCAAAATGAAAAAATAGAAACTATCTCTCTGAGTGAATCCGCACTTAGCAAAGATTGGTCAACTCCAGAAGAGGATGAGGCGTGGCAGCATTTGTAA
- the zds gene encoding 9,9'-di-cis-zeta-carotene desaturase, translating to MRVAIVGAGLAGMATAIDLVDAGAEVEIFESRPFVGGKVGSWIDKDGNHLEMGLHVFFGCYYNLFGLMEKVGAIDNLRLKQHTHTFINKGGRLGELDFRFLTGAPFNGLKAFFTTSQLSAADKVANSLALGTSPIVRALIDSEGAMNTIRGLDSISFADWFRSHGGNNGSLRKMWDPIAYALGFIDTENISARCMLTIFQFFATKTEASVLRMLEGSPSEYLHKPIVDYLEARGAKIHTRRRVREILFEDSQDTTQVTGIVVANGETEETIRADAYVCACDVPGIKKVIPPQWRKWSEFDNIYKLDAVPVATVQLRFDGWVTELNDAANRQQLEQAVGIDNLLYTPDADFSCFADLALTSPANYYKPGEGSLLQLVLTPGDPFIKAKNEDIAQHILEQVHQLFPSSRELNMTWYSVVKLAESLYREAPGMDPYRPPQQTPVANFFLAGSYTQQDYIDSMEGATLSGKQAAKAILANAEQLKAVMV from the coding sequence ATGCGTGTAGCAATCGTTGGTGCAGGGTTAGCAGGCATGGCAACAGCTATAGATTTAGTTGATGCAGGTGCTGAAGTAGAGATCTTTGAATCTCGTCCTTTTGTCGGCGGAAAAGTTGGCAGTTGGATTGACAAAGATGGCAATCACCTAGAAATGGGTTTGCACGTTTTTTTTGGCTGCTACTACAATCTGTTTGGCTTAATGGAAAAAGTAGGTGCGATCGATAATCTTCGTCTTAAACAACATACTCATACCTTTATTAATAAAGGTGGTAGACTCGGCGAGCTAGATTTTCGCTTCCTTACAGGCGCACCCTTCAATGGTCTAAAAGCTTTTTTCACTACTTCTCAGCTTTCCGCAGCAGATAAAGTGGCAAACTCTTTGGCACTAGGAACAAGTCCCATTGTACGAGCTTTAATTGACTCTGAAGGCGCAATGAATACTATTCGCGGTTTGGACTCAATTAGCTTTGCTGATTGGTTTCGTAGTCATGGAGGAAACAACGGCAGCTTGAGAAAGATGTGGGATCCTATTGCCTATGCTTTAGGTTTCATTGATACAGAAAACATTTCGGCGCGCTGTATGCTGACTATTTTTCAGTTTTTCGCTACCAAAACTGAAGCCTCCGTTTTGCGAATGTTAGAAGGTTCTCCTAGTGAATATTTACACAAGCCGATTGTTGATTATTTAGAAGCACGGGGTGCTAAGATTCACACTCGTCGTCGGGTGAGAGAGATTTTATTTGAAGATTCCCAAGACACCACGCAAGTTACAGGAATTGTGGTGGCTAATGGAGAAACAGAAGAAACAATTCGTGCTGATGCTTATGTTTGCGCTTGTGATGTTCCAGGAATTAAAAAAGTAATTCCCCCGCAGTGGCGTAAATGGTCTGAGTTTGACAATATTTATAAGCTTGATGCCGTGCCTGTAGCGACAGTACAGCTACGTTTTGATGGCTGGGTTACAGAGCTTAACGATGCAGCTAATCGCCAGCAGCTAGAGCAAGCTGTGGGCATTGATAATTTACTTTATACTCCTGATGCTGACTTCTCTTGTTTTGCGGATCTGGCTTTAACAAGTCCAGCAAATTACTATAAACCAGGAGAAGGTTCTTTACTGCAATTAGTTTTAACTCCAGGAGATCCTTTTATTAAAGCCAAGAATGAAGATATTGCCCAGCATATTTTAGAACAGGTACATCAGCTTTTTCCTTCTTCTAGAGAACTTAATATGACCTGGTATAGTGTGGTCAAGCTAGCTGAATCTCTTTATCGTGAAGCACCAGGAATGGATCCTTATCGTCCACCTCAGCAAACTCCTGTAGCCAATTTCTTTCTTGCTGGTAGCTATACTCAACAGGATTATATCGATAGTATGGAAGGAGCGACTTTATCAGGAAAGCAAGCAGCTAAGGCAATTTTAGCCAATGCAGAACAGCTAAAGGCAGTAATGGTATAG
- a CDS encoding SRPBCC family protein — protein MADWLEHTVQIEVPVSIEFVWSLWSDLEQMTIWMKWIESVKILEDNPELSRWKLASGNFNFTWLSRIVQVVPQQIIEWQSVDGLPNKGAIRFYARKDNTSIVKMTFAYAVPGIIGKLMDSLIGNIVESTVMADLERFKEYAIKAYAESE, from the coding sequence ATGGCAGACTGGCTAGAACACACTGTACAAATAGAAGTTCCCGTATCCATAGAATTTGTATGGAGTCTCTGGTCAGATCTCGAACAGATGACTATTTGGATGAAGTGGATTGAGTCAGTTAAAATTTTAGAAGATAATCCTGAGCTATCTCGTTGGAAATTAGCTAGTGGAAACTTCAATTTTACTTGGCTGTCTCGTATTGTTCAGGTTGTCCCACAGCAGATTATCGAATGGCAATCTGTTGATGGTTTACCGAACAAAGGAGCTATTCGTTTTTATGCTCGCAAAGATAACACTAGCATTGTCAAAATGACTTTTGCTTATGCTGTACCTGGCATTATTGGCAAACTAATGGATAGCTTAATCGGTAACATTGTTGAGTCTACCGTTATGGCGGATCTTGAGCGTTTTAAGGAATATGCTATTAAAGCTTATGCAGAATCTGAGTAG
- a CDS encoding alpha-amylase family glycosyl hydrolase: MIFKSPMKDLGYDITDMQAIKPMFGNMGDFDRLLAFCHARELKVMLDWVWNYTLRHYHIIPAGCNAK, translated from the coding sequence TTGATTTTCAAATCACCGATGAAAGACTTGGGATATGACATTACGGATATGCAGGCGATCAAGCCGATGTTTGGCAATATGGGAGACTTCGATCGCCTGTTGGCTTTTTGTCATGCTAGAGAATTAAAAGTAATGCTCGATTGGGTTTGGAATTATACCTTAAGGCATTATCATATTATCCCTGCGGGATGCAACGCCAAATGA
- a CDS encoding phosphotransferase enzyme family protein produces the protein MTDNLITVAANQFKPKGTIKDIQQYGSGNINSTFLVTFNSQKPFILQRLNTTVFTQPKLVMDNICILSDYVRQRLNPDNILQNRRWLFPQVLLTKEQKNHWQAADGSFWRAMSFVDNSQSFDTIQDLQHAQEIGYGLGMFHHIVSSLPVEQLADTLEGFHITPGYLEHYNSVLATAKVKQSPEINYCLKFIRDRPTLPHILEQAKAAAKLKLRIIHGDPKINNIMLDCSTKQSVAMIDLDTVKPGLIHYDIGDCLRSGCNRLGEETDNWEKVLFDPDLAEAILRGYLKVAQNFLTAHDYEYIYDSIRLLAFELGLRFFTDYLEGNVYFNVRHAEHNLARALVQFKLTESIETQATAIRNIIEHLR, from the coding sequence ATGACAGATAATCTGATTACGGTTGCCGCCAATCAATTTAAGCCCAAAGGTACAATTAAAGACATTCAGCAGTATGGTAGTGGCAATATCAACAGTACCTTTTTAGTTACCTTTAATAGCCAAAAACCATTTATTCTCCAACGGTTGAACACTACAGTATTTACTCAGCCGAAATTAGTCATGGACAATATTTGTATTTTGTCGGACTATGTTCGTCAAAGATTAAACCCTGACAATATTCTCCAAAATCGCCGTTGGTTATTTCCTCAAGTCTTGTTAACCAAAGAGCAAAAAAATCATTGGCAAGCAGCAGATGGTTCTTTTTGGCGTGCCATGAGCTTTGTTGATAATTCCCAGTCTTTTGACACCATTCAAGATCTTCAACACGCACAAGAAATTGGTTATGGGTTAGGTATGTTTCACCATATAGTTAGTAGCTTACCAGTAGAACAATTAGCCGATACTTTAGAAGGATTTCACATTACCCCTGGATATCTCGAACATTACAATTCTGTGCTGGCTACGGCTAAAGTCAAACAGTCTCCTGAGATTAATTATTGCTTAAAATTTATTCGCGATCGCCCTACTCTGCCTCATATTCTCGAACAAGCTAAAGCAGCAGCAAAATTAAAGCTGAGGATAATCCATGGCGATCCTAAAATAAACAATATTATGCTCGACTGTTCTACCAAACAATCAGTAGCCATGATCGATTTAGATACGGTCAAACCTGGTTTGATTCATTATGATATTGGGGACTGTTTGCGCTCAGGCTGCAATCGATTGGGAGAAGAAACCGATAACTGGGAAAAGGTATTATTTGATCCAGATTTGGCAGAGGCTATTTTAAGAGGCTATCTAAAGGTGGCACAGAATTTTCTTACCGCCCATGATTATGAATATATTTACGATTCAATTCGTTTACTGGCTTTTGAATTGGGGTTGCGATTTTTTACAGATTACCTGGAAGGCAACGTTTATTTTAATGTCAGACACGCAGAACACAATTTAGCTAGAGCTTTGGTTCAGTTTAAGCTTACTGAGAGTATAGAAACTCAAGCAACCGCAATACGGAACATAATTGAACATTTGCGATGA